The DNA window GAATTCCGTTTCAAGGGTGGAAAATCGGGCGACAAGGTTTCAGTGACGTGGCTGGACAACAAAGGCGAAACCCAGACCGACACCACCACGGTGTCCTGAAGTATCGAGCCTTCTTTTTGTTTGACGCAGTACCCACTGTTCGCGAGGAGACTATGAGATCACGACTAAAAAAGATTGCGGCGCTGGCTGGGTTATCGCTTCCTGCCATGATGCTGATCGGGGCTTGCGCGACAACCGCGCAGGCGGACTCCGTAACCCAGGAGGGGAATGCTTACCTCAAATTGATGAACGAAATGGGCGGTAACCCCGCCGACTTCAACATCGACGATGGCAAGAAGCTTTGGAGTGAAAAGCGTGGGCCCAAAAACGCCTCTCTCGAACAGTGCAATCTGGGCCTCGGCCCAGGCGTGGTGAAGGGTGCCTATGCCCAACTTCCGCGTTATTTCGCAGATACCGGCAAGGTGCAGGATCTGGAATCCCGTCTGGTCACTTGCATGGAAAGCCTCCAAGGTTTCAGTGCCAAGGAAGCTGACAAAGAGCCCTTCGCCAAGGAGGGGGGTAACGCATCCCCATTGGAAAACATCGCGATGTATGTGGCGCATGAGTCCGATGGCATGAAAGTGGCCATCCCGCAAAACGACGCCATGGAAAAACTCTCTTACGAGAATGGCAAGAAGCTGTTTTTCTACCGTGCGGGACCCTTCAGTTTCTCGTGCGCAGCCTGCCATGCCGAAAGTGGCAAGCGCATCAAGATCTCCGCGCTTCCCAACCTGACGAACAAAGAAGCAGCCGTCTCCTACGCGACCTGGCCTGCCTACCCCAATTCTCAGGGCGTCGCCCGCACGCTTGAATGGCGCATGTTGGCTTGCGCACGCCAACAGCGCTGGCCCGCTCCCAAGTTCACGTCCAGCGCGGTGATCGACCTGATCACGTATATGGGGGTCAACTCCAATGGCGCCACGCTCCACACGCCTTCGTTCAAGCGCTAAGAGAGGAGACAACATGAAAAAATCAGTTTTATTGGTCTTGACGGCGGCGGCCAGTGCTGCTGTGCTGAGCGGCTGTGCCGGCATGGACAAATCCGCATCGGCGGGCGCCAGCGGTGATCCTTTCGCGACGGCATCCTTCCAGAAAATCCTCAAAGACGATTTCGTCAGCAAGGGACAAGCCAGCGTCGATCGCCTCAAGCAAACGAAGGCGCAGTACGAGTGCTCGAAGTACGACTACCTCGGCCAGCCGTTGCCGGATGCGATTCGCAAAGAGATCGAGACGACCGCGCAGTCCAAGGTCGTCTACCCGAAGGACGGCCAATATCTGGGTGACTGGAAGGCTGGCCTCAAGATTGCCGAGGATGGCAAGGGGCTGCAGTGGAACGACAAACCCGGCACCCCCAACGGCGGCAACTGCCTGGCTTGCCACAAGATGATTGCGAACGATCCGTCTCAAGGCAATATCGGACCTGAGTTGTATCACTACGCCAAGTTGCGCGGCAACAGCGAAGCGATTTTGAAGTACACCTGGGCCCGCATCTATAACTCCGAAGCATTCAATGCATGTTCCTACATGCCGCCGTTTGGAGAGCATCACATCCTCACCGAGCAGCAGATGAAGGACGTGATGGCGCTGCTGATGGACCCTAACTCTCCGGTCAACAAGTAATCCCATCGTTTCCAGGCTGGTCGACAGCCGATCAGCCTAGGCCCGCCTATTGATTGCCGATTGGCGGGCTTTTTCTTTTTTCAAGGACCCATCATGAGCCTCTCCCGCCGCGAATTTTTGAGTGTTTTGGCTGCTGCCGGTGTCAACGGATTTCCGATGATGCGTGACGCCAGCGCCGCCGAGGTGGACAAGCTGTACAACCCACCCGTGACGGGAAATGTGCACTTTCTTCACATGACCGATAGCCATGCGCATCTACAGCCCCTGTATTTCCGCGAACCCAACGTGAATATCGGCATCGGCGCCATGAATGGCCACCTGCCCCACTTGGTTGGCGCCAATTACCTCAAGCGCGTGGGTTTCAAACCCAATACGCGCGAGTCCTATGCGTTTACCTACCTCGACTTCGTGCGCGCCGGCAAGCAGTACGGCAAGATGGGCGGTTACGCGCATATTGCCACCCTAGTGAAGCAACTCCGTGCGGCCCGCCCCGGTGCGCTGTTGCTGGACGGTGGCGACACCTGGCAGGGCACGGGGCTGTCCCTGTGGACCAAGGGCCAGGACATGGTCGATGCCCAGCTCCAGCTCGGCGTCGACGTCATGACGGCGCATTGGGAATTCACCTATGGCCAGGATCGAGTCAAGGAAATCGTCAACAAGGATTTCAAGGGCAAGATCGACTTTGTCGCCCAGAATGTGAAGACAGCTGACTTTGGCGATCCCGTTTTCCCCAACTATGTGATGAAGCAGATGAACGGGGTCCAGGTCGCCATCATCGGCCAAGCCTTCCCCTACACCCCGATTGCCAACCCGGGTTACCTGATGCCTGACTGGACTTTCGGCATTGACACCGACCACATGCAGAAAGTGGTGAAAGAGGTGAAGAAAAAGGGTGCGCAGCTCGTGGTCGTGATCTCGCACAACGGCATGGACGTGGACCGCAAGATGGCCACGCTGGTCGAAGACATCGACTGCATTTTTGGTGGCCATACCCATGATGGCGAAGCCGTGGCCGTGGAAGTTCGGCGCCCCTCGGGCGGCATGACCCTGGTCACCAATGCCGGATCGCACGGCAAATTCCTCGCCGTGATGGACTTCGACGTGCGCGGCGGCAAGATGGTGAGCTACAAGTACCGCCTGCTGCCCGTCTTCTCTGAACTGCTCGCCGCCGACGCGGACATGAATGCGCTGATCAAGAGGCACCGCGCGCCTTACGAGAGCAAGATGAACGAGGTGCTGGCGCATACCGAAGGCGTGCTCTATCGCCGCGGTAATTTCAACGGCACCTGGGACCAGCTGGTGGTGGATGCCATGCTGGCCGTGCGCGGTGGCGATCTGGCCTTCTCGCCGGGTTTCCGCTGGGGCGGCGACCTGCTTCCCGGCGCACCGATCACCAGGGAGGACATGATGGCCCAACTGGCCATCACCTACCCGTACTGCACGCTTTCGGACATGACCGGCGAAACCGTCAAGGCCGTCATGGAAGACGTGTGCGACAACCTGTTCAACCCCGACCCCTACTACCAGCAGGGTGGTGACATGGTTCGTCTCGGAGCGCTGGAATACAGCTGTGCGCCGAACGAGAAAATCGGCAACCGCATTCAGGACATGCGCCTGGGCGGCAAGCCGCTCGACCCGAAGAAAACCTACAAGGTCGCTGGCTGGGCGCCGGTGCAACAGGCCTCTGCCATCCCCAGCAACCCGCCCATCTGGGACATCGTCGAGGAATACCTCAAGCACAACAAAGTCATCAAGCCGCTGAAGGTCAACGAACCCAAGCTGATTGGTGTCAAGGGCAACCCGGGGCTGGCGCAGTACGGTCGGATCTGACCCTGTCAGTCTTTCCGCCGGGGTAGGGCGTTCATGACAAGCGGGCTGGAAGCGATTCCAGCCCGCTTTGTTTTCCGGGCTTGGCAAATGGGGCTTGGGTACACTCGGATGCGGCTGGCATGGCTTGGACAAGACATGCCAGCCAGTGTTGGTGATGTTTTGTTTTTTGCGCGGCATCAAATCGGCTGCTACAGTTCATTCAGGTCTTTCGTCATCGGACCGCTGTGCGCCAAGGCGGGCTACCCACCCGGGCGCATGGTGTTTCCCCACTTCATGCCGGGGTGCCCGGCGCACCAGTGAGCCCACCATGACCATTCAAGAATTACGCGCCAACTCCTATCTGTCCGGCGGCAATGCTCCGTATGTCGAGGAGCTTTACGAAACCTATCTCGCCAATCCAGGCTCGGTCCCCGACCACTGGCGCGACTATTTCGACGCCTTGCAGCATGTCCCCGCGGTCGACGGCAGCAACGCCCGCGACATTCCCCACACCCCCGTCGTTTCGGCTTTCGCCCTGCGCGCCAAGACCGGGCCAGCGCGCCCCATCAGTCTCAACGCCGATGTGGAGTTGTCGCGCAAGCGCGTGGCGGCGCAGCAACTCATCGCCGCTTATCGCAATGTCGGCGTGCGCTGGGCCGATCTCGATCCGCTCAAGCGCACCGAACGCCCCGAAATTCCCGATCTGGAGCCCAGCTTTTACGGTTTCTCCGATGCCGATCTGGAAACCGTGTTCAACACCAGCAACACCTATTTCGGCAAGGAGGGCATGAGTCTGCGCGAGTTGCTCAACAACCTGCATGAAACCTATTGCGGCTCCATCGGCGCCGAATTCATGTACTTGAGCGACCAGGGACAGAAGCGCTGGTGGCAACAAAAACTGGAGAGCATTCGCACCCGCCCCAGCTTCAGCGCCGAGAAAAAGCGCGAGATTCTCGACAAGCTCACAGCCGCGGAAGGGCTGGAGCGTTACCTCGCCACGCGCTACGTGGGACAGAAGCGATTTTCGCTCGAAGGCGGCGAGAGCTTCATCGTCGGCATGGACGAAGTCGTACAGCGCGGTGGCGAACTCGGCTCACAGGAAGTCATCATCGGCATGGCCCACCGCGGCCGCTTGAACGTGCTGGTCAACACGCTGGGCAAGCGCCCCAAGGATTTGTTCGACGAGTTCGAGGGCAAGCACGCCAGCGACCTGCCTTCCGGCGACGTGAAATACCACCAGGGCTTTTCCAGCGACGTGTCCACGCCGACCGGCCCGGTGCATCTGTCACTGGCCTTCAACCCCTCGCACCTGGAAATCGTCAACCCGGTGGTCGAGGGCTCGGTGCGGGCGCGGCAGGAACGCCGTGGCGACAAGCGCGGCCAGCAAGTGCTGCCCGTGCTGGTGCATGGCGACGCATCGTTCGCCGGCCAGGGCGTGGTGATGGAGACCCTGGCGCTGGCCCAGACGCGCGGCTATTCCACCGGCGGCACGCTGCACATCGTCATCAACAACCAGATCGGTTTCACCACATCCGACCCGCGGGATACGCGCTCCACGCTCTACTGCACCGACGTGGTGAAAATGATCGAGGCGCCCATCCTGCATGTGAACGGTGACGACCCCGAGGCCGTGGCGCTGTGCTGCCAGCTCGCGGTGGATTACCGCGCCGAGTTCGGCCACGACGTGGTGGTCGACATCGTCTGCTTCCGCAAGCTGGGCCACAACGAGCAGGACACGCCAGCCGTGACCCAGCCGTTGATGTACAAGAAGATCGCCGCGCATCCGGGCACGCGCAAGCTGTACGCCGACCGGCTGGTGAGCCAGGGCGTGATCGGTACCGAAGACGGCGATGCCATGGTGCATGCCTACCGCCAGGCGATGGAAGATGGCGAGCGCGCCGTCGAGCCGGTGCTGTCGAACTACAAGAGCAAGTTTGCGGTCGACTGGTCGCCTTTCCTCAACCGCAAGTGGACCGACAGCGCCGACACCTCGTTGCCGATGACCGAACTCAAGCGGCTGGCCGAGCGCATCACCACCATGCCGCCGGATCTGAAACTGCATCCGCTGGTGGAGAAGGTCATCGCCGATCGCGCCAAGATGGGGCGCGGTGAGCTTTCGCTCGACTGGGGCATGGGCGAGCACATGGCCTTCGCCTCGCTGGTGGCCAACGGCTACCCGGTGCGCCTCTCGGGCGAGGACAGTGGGCGGGGCACCTTCAGCCATCGCCATGCCGTGCTGCACGACCAGAACCGCGAGCGCTGGGACGCCGGCAGCTATGTGCCGCTGGAGAACGTGGCCGAAGGCCAGGCGCCGTTCGTCGTCATCGACTCCATTCTGTCGGAAGAAGCGGTGCTCGGTTTCGAGTATGGCTACTCCACCGCCGACCCCAACACCCTGGTGATCTGGGAAGCCCAGTTCGGCGATTTCGCCAATGGCGCCCAGGTGCTGATCGACCAGTTCATCTCCGCCGGCGAAGTGAAATGGGGCCGCGCCTCCGGGCTCACCCTGTTCCTGCCGCACGGCTACGAAGGCCAGGGCCCGGAGCATTCCTCCGCGCGCCTGGAGCGTTACCTGCAGCTTTGCGCCGAGACCAATATCCAGGTCTGCCAGCCGACCAATCCGGCGCAGATTTTTCATTTGCTGCGGCGGCAGATGATCCGTCCCTTCCGCAAGCCGCTGGTGGTGATGACGCCCAAGTCCTTGCTGCGGCACCACGAGGCGCGCTCGCCGCTATCCGACCTGGCCAACGGGCATTTCCACACCGTACTGGGCGAGGGCCAGGACCTTGACGAAGCCAAGATCAAACGCATGGTCATGTGCACGGGGCGGGTGTACTACGACCTGCTCGCCGAGCGCAAACAGCGCGACCTGCAGGACGTGGCCATCGTCCGCTTCGAGCAGCTCTATCCCTTCCCGCACAAGGCCTTCGCCGCCGAGCTCAAGCGCTACCCGCAATTGCGCGATCTGGTGTGGTGCCAGGACGAACCGCAGAATCAGGGGGCATGGTTCTTCATCCAGCACCATATCCACGAAAACCTGCAGGAAGGTCAGCGCCTGGGTTATGCGGGCCGGCCTGCATCGGCCTCCACCGCGGCTGGCTACTTCGCCAAGCACACCGAGCAGCAGAAGGAATTGCTGGCGGCGGCTTTCGGCAAGCTCAAGGGCTTCATCCTCACCAAATAAGCGGGCTGCATGCGCCGCGGCATGGCTGGCCTTGACGGGCCAGCCATGCCGCGCGCACGGCTCAAACCGTTCACATCCAATCGCGAGACCCCACCATGGCACTGATCGATGTCAAGGTTCCCCAACTGTCTGAATCCGTGGCCGAAGCCACCTTGTTGCAATGGAAGAAAAAACCCGGCGAAGCCGTCAAGCAGGATGAAATCCTGATCGAAATCGAGACCGACAAGGTCGTGCTCGAAGTGCCGGCTCCGGCCTCCGGGGTCATGGCCCAGATCCTGAAGAACGACGGTGCGACCGTGGCCGCCGAGGAAATCATCGCCAAGCTCGATACCGAGGCCAAACCTCAGGTCAGTCCCTTGCCGGTGTCGGCGGTGCCGGCCGCCGCCCCAGCGCCGGCCGTCGCGGCGGCTGCCGCCAGCGTCGCAGTCCCTGCCCAAGCGCCGACTTCGGCCCCGGCCATGCCGGCAGCCGCCAAAATCCTCGCCGAGCAGGGTGTCGACCCGGCAAACGTGGCAGGTTCTGGCCGTGGTGGACGCATCACCAAGGGCGACGCACTTGGCGCCATTGCTGGCGGCTCTGCCGCCGCAGCCAAGCCTGCAGCAGCGCCACAACCCAGTCCGATGAGCAGCCCGGCCGCGCTGGCCCCGGTGGATGCTGGCATCGACCTTTCCTCCTACGCCGATCGTCCCGAACAACGCGTGCCCATGAGCCGGCTGCGCGCCCGCATCGCCCAGCGCCTGATTCAGTCACAGAGCGAGAACGCCATTCTCACGACGTTCAACGAAGTGAATATGCAGCCGGTGATGGACCTGCGCAACACGCACAAAGAGCGCTTCGAGAAGGAGCATGGCGTGAAGCTCGGCTTCATGAGCTTTTTCGTCAAGGCGGCGGTGCACGCGCTGCGCAAATACCCGGTGATCAACGCCAGTGTCGACGGCACCGACATCATCTACCACGGCTATTTCGACATCGGCATCGCCGTGGGTAGCCCGCGTGGCCTGGTGGTGCCGATTTTGCGCAATGCCGACCAGCTGAGCTTCGCCGAAATCGAGAAGCAGATTGCCGACTTCGGCGCCAAGGCGCGCGACGGCAAGCTAGCGATCGAAGACCTCACTGGCGGCACCTTCTCCATCAGCAATGGCGGCGTGTTCGGTTCCATGCTCTCCACCCCCATCATCAACCCGCCGCAGGCCGCCATTCTCGGCGTGCATGCGACCAAGGAGCGGCCGGTGG is part of the Thiomonas sp. X19 genome and encodes:
- the soxX gene encoding sulfur oxidation c-type cytochrome SoxX, producing the protein MTAAASAAVLSGCAGMDKSASAGASGDPFATASFQKILKDDFVSKGQASVDRLKQTKAQYECSKYDYLGQPLPDAIRKEIETTAQSKVVYPKDGQYLGDWKAGLKIAEDGKGLQWNDKPGTPNGGNCLACHKMIANDPSQGNIGPELYHYAKLRGNSEAILKYTWARIYNSEAFNACSYMPPFGEHHILTEQQMKDVMALLMDPNSPVNK
- the soxB gene encoding thiosulfohydrolase SoxB, coding for MSLSRREFLSVLAAAGVNGFPMMRDASAAEVDKLYNPPVTGNVHFLHMTDSHAHLQPLYFREPNVNIGIGAMNGHLPHLVGANYLKRVGFKPNTRESYAFTYLDFVRAGKQYGKMGGYAHIATLVKQLRAARPGALLLDGGDTWQGTGLSLWTKGQDMVDAQLQLGVDVMTAHWEFTYGQDRVKEIVNKDFKGKIDFVAQNVKTADFGDPVFPNYVMKQMNGVQVAIIGQAFPYTPIANPGYLMPDWTFGIDTDHMQKVVKEVKKKGAQLVVVISHNGMDVDRKMATLVEDIDCIFGGHTHDGEAVAVEVRRPSGGMTLVTNAGSHGKFLAVMDFDVRGGKMVSYKYRLLPVFSELLAADADMNALIKRHRAPYESKMNEVLAHTEGVLYRRGNFNGTWDQLVVDAMLAVRGGDLAFSPGFRWGGDLLPGAPITREDMMAQLAITYPYCTLSDMTGETVKAVMEDVCDNLFNPDPYYQQGGDMVRLGALEYSCAPNEKIGNRIQDMRLGGKPLDPKKTYKVAGWAPVQQASAIPSNPPIWDIVEEYLKHNKVIKPLKVNEPKLIGVKGNPGLAQYGRI
- the odhB gene encoding 2-oxoglutarate dehydrogenase complex dihydrolipoyllysine-residue succinyltransferase; the protein is MALIDVKVPQLSESVAEATLLQWKKKPGEAVKQDEILIEIETDKVVLEVPAPASGVMAQILKNDGATVAAEEIIAKLDTEAKPQVSPLPVSAVPAAAPAPAVAAAAASVAVPAQAPTSAPAMPAAAKILAEQGVDPANVAGSGRGGRITKGDALGAIAGGSAAAAKPAAAPQPSPMSSPAALAPVDAGIDLSSYADRPEQRVPMSRLRARIAQRLIQSQSENAILTTFNEVNMQPVMDLRNTHKERFEKEHGVKLGFMSFFVKAAVHALRKYPVINASVDGTDIIYHGYFDIGIAVGSPRGLVVPILRNADQLSFAEIEKQIADFGAKARDGKLAIEDLTGGTFSISNGGVFGSMLSTPIINPPQAAILGVHATKERPVVENGQVVIRPINYLAMSYDHRIIDGREAVLGLVAMKEALEDPARLLLNL
- the soxA gene encoding sulfur oxidation c-type cytochrome SoxA, translated to MRSRLKKIAALAGLSLPAMMLIGACATTAQADSVTQEGNAYLKLMNEMGGNPADFNIDDGKKLWSEKRGPKNASLEQCNLGLGPGVVKGAYAQLPRYFADTGKVQDLESRLVTCMESLQGFSAKEADKEPFAKEGGNASPLENIAMYVAHESDGMKVAIPQNDAMEKLSYENGKKLFFYRAGPFSFSCAACHAESGKRIKISALPNLTNKEAAVSYATWPAYPNSQGVARTLEWRMLACARQQRWPAPKFTSSAVIDLITYMGVNSNGATLHTPSFKR
- a CDS encoding 2-oxoglutarate dehydrogenase E1 component, whose protein sequence is MTIQELRANSYLSGGNAPYVEELYETYLANPGSVPDHWRDYFDALQHVPAVDGSNARDIPHTPVVSAFALRAKTGPARPISLNADVELSRKRVAAQQLIAAYRNVGVRWADLDPLKRTERPEIPDLEPSFYGFSDADLETVFNTSNTYFGKEGMSLRELLNNLHETYCGSIGAEFMYLSDQGQKRWWQQKLESIRTRPSFSAEKKREILDKLTAAEGLERYLATRYVGQKRFSLEGGESFIVGMDEVVQRGGELGSQEVIIGMAHRGRLNVLVNTLGKRPKDLFDEFEGKHASDLPSGDVKYHQGFSSDVSTPTGPVHLSLAFNPSHLEIVNPVVEGSVRARQERRGDKRGQQVLPVLVHGDASFAGQGVVMETLALAQTRGYSTGGTLHIVINNQIGFTTSDPRDTRSTLYCTDVVKMIEAPILHVNGDDPEAVALCCQLAVDYRAEFGHDVVVDIVCFRKLGHNEQDTPAVTQPLMYKKIAAHPGTRKLYADRLVSQGVIGTEDGDAMVHAYRQAMEDGERAVEPVLSNYKSKFAVDWSPFLNRKWTDSADTSLPMTELKRLAERITTMPPDLKLHPLVEKVIADRAKMGRGELSLDWGMGEHMAFASLVANGYPVRLSGEDSGRGTFSHRHAVLHDQNRERWDAGSYVPLENVAEGQAPFVVIDSILSEEAVLGFEYGYSTADPNTLVIWEAQFGDFANGAQVLIDQFISAGEVKWGRASGLTLFLPHGYEGQGPEHSSARLERYLQLCAETNIQVCQPTNPAQIFHLLRRQMIRPFRKPLVVMTPKSLLRHHEARSPLSDLANGHFHTVLGEGQDLDEAKIKRMVMCTGRVYYDLLAERKQRDLQDVAIVRFEQLYPFPHKAFAAELKRYPQLRDLVWCQDEPQNQGAWFFIQHHIHENLQEGQRLGYAGRPASASTAAGYFAKHTEQQKELLAAAFGKLKGFILTK